GTTGGCCGCCTGGGCCGCCGCCGTCTTGGTCAGGGCGTTGAACAGGGTGGACTTGCCGACGTTGGGCAGGCCGACGATCGCGACTTTCAGGGCCATGGGCGGCGGGCTCTCGGGCGTAGGGACTTAGAGGAAGCGCGAGCCTTTAGCCGGTCGCGACCGGTTTGTCAGGCTCGCGCTTGGATCGGCGCGTCAGTGGCCCGCGTGGCCGCCTGTGGCCTGGCGAACCGCCGCCTGCACCACGACCTCGGGCGCCTTGTCGAAGCGCAGGGTCAGGGGCACGGTCTCGCCCGCGACCAGCGGCCCGGTCAGCCCGATCAGCATCAGGTGAACGCCGCCAGGCTCCAGCGCGACCGCTTCGCCTTGCGACAGCGGCAGGCCGTCCGTCATTTCGCCCATCTTCATCACGCCGTTGTCGGTCGTCATCTCGTGAATCTGGATCTCGCCGGCGCGCGACGTGGCGGCGCCGACCAGGCGATCATCGGCGCTGGCGGTCAGGGTCAGGTAGCAGGCGCCGGCGCGTGCCCCGTTCGGCGTCGGCCGGCACCAGGCGTCGGCGGTCGTCACCGTGGCGGGGGTCTGTGGCCCGCCGCAGGCGGCGAGGCCGAGCAGGGCGGAAAGAAGGAGGCGCTTCATCATGGGGGGGAACTCTTTCAGGGCAAGGGACGAGAAGGCGAGGGGACGAATCGGCGCAGTCCACGAATGGACAGGTCGATCAGGAGGGCTGCGATCAGGCTGGCGCCGGTCAGGGGAAACAGGATGGCGAGCGGCGCGACGATGCAGATGGCCGCCGTGCGGGCGCGCGGACCCGCGAGCGGCGGCGGGGCGCCCAGGCGGCCGCGCGCCAGCGAGGGCGGGCGGCGCTTCCACCACATGACCAGGCCAGAGATCGCCAGCACCCACACGCCGATGCAGCCGGCCAGCATGACCAGCCGGTTGATCTGGCCGTACTGCAGGCCTTGGTGCACGGCGACGCCCCAGTCGACGGCCTTGCCGACGGGCCCGAACTGGGAATAGCCTATGTCGGCGATCACGCCGCCGGATCGGGCGTCGATATAGAGCGAGCGCGTGTCCTCGACCCGTCGGGTCTGACGGGTGACCGTGTAGGTGGCGGAATCATCCGGGATCGTCACCGCATAGGGCCGGGCCATTCCTGCGCGTTTCGCGGCGCCGATCGCCATGGACAGGCTCGGCCTGGCCACGTGATCGCCGTGGCCAGGCGCGGACATGGAGGCATGGTCCAGCGTCCATCCGGCGCCCGTCGGCCGGTCGTGGCCCTGCGCCCGATGCCAGGCGCCGGCGACAGGGGCGGGCGGACGCCCCAATCCGCTCTCTCGCACCATTCCCATGACCTGGTCGCCCCAGACCGCCGACCACGGCATGCCGGTCACCCCCAGGAACAGGATCACCGCCCCGACATATAGCCCCGTCACCGCGTGCAGGTCTCGCCAGAAGGGTCGTCGTCTCTTGTCCGTGTCCGTGATTGTCACGGCGCCCACCGGTCGTCCGCGCGGCAGCCAGAGATAGAAACCTGTCGCGCACAGGATGATGGCCCAGCCGGCGACGATCTCCACCACCACGTTCATGACCGGCCCGAACAGGGTCAGGGAGTGCAGGCGCTTGATCGTCTCGTTGACGCCGCCCACCGGTGTGGCGCCGGTGACGCGCGCCGTATGCGGATCGACAAAGACGGTCCGCTGCTCGCCGTTCGCACGATCGACCCGCACGCGAACGGCCTGATCCGCGCGGGCTGGTACGATGACGCTGCCGGCGCGACCGCCGGCCGCCTGCGCGGCGGCGGCCCACGCGTCCGGCGACGCCTGCTGGACAGAGGCCGGCACGCGGATCAGGTCGCGATAGAGCGCCTGGTCGATCTCGTCCTTGAACAGATAGAGGCCGCCGGTCAGGGCCAGCAGCAACAGAAACGGCATGACCACCACGCCGGCGTAGAAATGCCATCGCCAGACAAGGCGGTAGGCGGCGGCATGGGAAGCGCGCGCGGCCATCAGTAGCTCAGCCTCACGCCGACAAAGGCCGATCGTCCATCCCCCGGAAAGAAGACGGCGGTGGAGGCCACGCGCGCATCGGTGACCGCGCCGAAGTTGGATATGTAGCGCTCGTCCAACAGGTTGCGGATGTCGGCGAAGACCGCAACTGACCGCGTCACATCCCAGCCGGCGTTAAGCGAAACGACAGCATAGCCGGGCGACTTCAGGGTATTGGCGTAGTCCACCCAGGCGTCCCGGATCGACCACTCGACCGAGGGTGCGACGAACCAGCCGGCCGGATGATCATAGCGCAGTTCGGCCCGGTAGAGGTGCTCCGGCACGACCGGGAGCTGGTTGCGGCCATAGACCCGGTCGCCGTCGAAACGGAAGTCGGACCAGCTATAGGTCTGGCGAAGGCGCAAGGCGGACACGATGCGCCAGTCCAGACCGGCCTCCACGCCCGAATGGATCGTCGGGCCGGCGTTGAAGGTGGCGGCCGGCACGCCCAGCGCCGCATTGGGGATGAAGTTCAGCAGCTCGTGGTCGAGTTCGGCGAGGTAGACCGCGACGTCCCACAGCAGGGGACCGCCCCGGCCGCGCAGGCCCGCCTCCCAGGTCGTGGCCTCCTGGGCGACCAACGGCTGAAAGCCCGCGGCGGTAGGCGACAGGGACGAGAAGTTCGGCGGCTCCACCGACCGGGTGACGTTGGCGTAGACCTGGGCGCCGCTGTCCGCCTCCCACAGCACGCCAAGGCGCGGGGCGAACCCGTCATAGGCGCGCTCGGCCATCAGGTCGAAGGTCGAGGCCACGCCGGGCAGGGCGAAGCTCTGGTAGTCCCGCTCGGCCCAGCCCCAGGTCCCACCGCCGACCAGGGCCAGGCGATCGGTGACGAACAGCCGGCCTTCGGTGAAGACATCCAGAGCCCGGGCGTCCTGGTCACTGCGGGCAGTGCGGGCGTCCTTGAAGCCGGCGCGGTTGATCCACTGGCTGGCGTCCAGATCGCCCTGTCGCGCCCAGACGCCATAGAAGGCGTCCGCACGGCGGCCGAACAGTTGGCCCTGCCAGTCGAAGCGGCCGAACAGGCCGATGTTGCGGCTTTGCTGATCCACGACCTGGAAGATCGGATGGTTCAGGTCCTTCCAGCTGGCGTAAACTCCGCCTTCGAATACGGTGGAGGGGCCCAGCCGCCAGCGGGTCTGAAGCACGCCGCGGATGGATTGCATGTCGCGTCCATAGTTCAGGTCCCGGTTGGCGGCGGCGGCTTGGCGCGGGTTCGACAGGGCCTGATCAAGCGTCAGGCTGCCGGGAATCTGCTGATCGACCTGTCCGGCGCTGGCGATCAGCCGAACCTCGCGGTCTTCGCCGAAGCGACGGCCGAGGTTCAGCGATGCATGCTGTTCGGAGCCCGCGCTCTGCTCGCGCCAGCCGTCCACGCTCTGCACCGTCAGGGCGCCGAAGCCGTCCCAGTCGCCGCTGGCGCCCGAGACCTCGGCATGGCCGCGCATCGTGCCGTAAGAACCTCCGTCCAGCCGAAGGGAAAGATCGTGCATCGCCGTGCGACCGGTCGGGGTGACCAGATTCACCGCCCCGCCCAGCAGGGCGCCGCCGAAGCGCAGGGCGTTGCCGCCCTTGTAGACCTCCGTGTAGCGGGCGATCAGCGGATCGATCAGCTGGAAGTCGCCAGAGCCGTCGGCCTCGTTGAAGGGCACCCCGTCTTGGGCCAGCAGGACGCCACGATTGTGGCTGGAGTTGCCAATGCCCGATCCCCGGATCGACAGCCGTATGTCGCCGCCCCACTTCTTCTGGGCGTAGACGCCCGGTGCGTCCCGCAGCAGATCGGCGAGATTGGGCGCGTAGCGGTCCTGGTAGGACTCGGCTGAGACGACCGACACGGCGCCCGGCGTGCGCGACAGGCGGGCGCGCGCCTCGGCCACCACGGGCGGATCCTCGGGGTTGCGCCTGGCGGTGACGATGACGCTGTCGAGTTGGGTCGCGGGCGGGGAGGCTTGGGGCTCGACGGGCGTTGCCTGCGCCGCGAGCAGCAGCGCCCACGGCGCCGCCATTGTTGCTGAAATCATCAAGAAGAATCCTGAACAGGCCAGAAGGGCCGCGCCTGCATCAGGCGCGGCGGCTCGGTCGGTTCAGGCGAGCGGCGGGGCGGTGGAGGGCGGGCGCGGCGGCGCGCGGGCAGGCGGCGGCGGCGCGGCCGAAGCGACGGACCAGCTTGTCTCCGCCGACAGCGGCACAGCAGGCTGCGGCTGGGGCGCGGGCGGTGCGGGCAGGGCGGCGGCGAGCGGCTGCAGGCAGGCCGCGCATTTGGGCCCCGCCTGCTTCTTGGCGGGTCCATCCACGCCGCCGACGTGGATGGTCTGCGGACCTTCGCTGGAGCACAGGACGACGGGATGGCCGGGCTGGGCCGCCGCCATGGCCGCGAACGGGATCAGCGAGCCGAGCACGATGGCGAACACCGCCGCCAGAAAGGCCAGGCAGCGCGCGGCGGACCAGTTCTCGGCCTGGGTGCGGTTCACCACCAAGGCTTACGGCGTTTTGTCGGATGCGGCTAGGGCGCCTGATCTACAGCTCGCCGCGCGCCGCCTGGCGTGGGCTGAACTTGGGGGCGGGGGCGAGGCGCAGCACCTCGCCCTGGTACCGCTCGTCGTCGCCGGCCAGGGCGAAGGGCAGGGCGTCGGCGCAGGCGTTCAGCAGGGCCTGCAGCCAGGGCGACTCCGCCTTGTGGAAGTCGCCCAGCACGTGCGGCATGACCAGGTGCTTTTCGCCCGGATGGCCCACGCCCATGCGCGCGCGGCGAAAGTCGGCCCCGACCTGGCTGATGATGGACCGGATGCCGTTCTGGCCCGCCGCTCCGCCGCCGGTCTTCATGCGAAAGCGACCTGGCGCCAGATCGATCTCGTCGTGGAAGACGATGATGTCCTGCGGCGTGACCTTGTAGAAGCGCGCCGCCTCTCCGACCGCGCGACCGCTCTCGTTCATGAAGGTCTGGGGCTTCATCAGCAGCACGCGAACGGCGCCGTTCGCCGTCTCGACCTCGCCTTCAGACACAACCGACTGGAATTTGGCGCGCGACGGGCCGAACCGCCAGCGACGGCCGATCTCGTCGGCGGCCATGAAGCCGATGTTGTGTCGGTTCTTCTCGTACTTGGCGCCCGGATTGCCGAGCCCGGCGATAATGATCATGGCGTCCTCATGCCGTCCGCGCCTGGCAAAGAAAAGCCCCGCCGGGCGAGCCGGGCGGGGCCGTATCTTCAGCGATGATCCGGGGATCAGCCTTCCGAAGCAGGGGCTTCGGCGGCTTCGTCCGCGGCGGCCGAGAGGGCGGCGGACGACACCTTGATGGTGGCGATCACGAAGTCGCGGTCGGTGATGGTGGCCGAGGCGCCTTGCGGCAGGGCGATGTCCGAGATGCGAATGGTGTCGCCCATCTGACGGCCGGTCAGGTCCACGACCAGCTCTTCCGGGATGCTGTCGGCGTTGACCAGGATCTCGACTTCGTGGCGAACGATCTCGAGCGAGCCGCCCGCGCGGGTGAACGGCGCTTCGTCGGCGTTCTTGAAGTGGACCGGCACGGAGATCTTGATCGGCGCATGCTCATCGACGCGCATCAGGTCGAAGTGCAGCGGGCGGTCCGACACCGGGTCGAACTGGACGTCCTTGGCGATCACCGGCTGGGTCTCGTCGCCGTACTTCAGCGTCACCAGGTGACCCAGCAGCTTGCCGGTGTAGAGCGACTTGCGGAAGTCCTTCTCGTTCACCGAAATGGCGACCGGGGCCTTGTCGCCGCCGTACAGGATGCCCGGCACCGAGCCGGCGCGACGGGCGGCGCGAGCGCCGCCGGTGCCGACGCCTTCGCGGACGTCCACGTTCAGAATGATCTCGGCCATGTGGCTCGCCTCAACAAACAACGGAAACGCCGCGCCTACGCCAGGCATGCGCGACGGGGTGATGCACCCTCGAATTCAAGAGCGCGGGCTAATACACGGATCGCATTGGATGCGCAACCGCCAGCTTGGGCGTCAGGCGGCGACCCTTTGCTCGATCAGCAGCGCCTGCGGGTCCTCGACGAGGGTCAGCAGTTCGGCGGCGTTGAAGGGCTTGGCGAGATGGCCGTCGGCGCCCGCCGCCTGACCGGCCGCGACATGTTCGGGCATGGCGTTGGCGGTCAGCATCACCAGCGGCGTGCGCGGCAGGCCGAGCGCGGCCTCGTGCAGGCGGATTTCGCGAACGGCGGTCAGGCCGTCCATCACCGGCATCTGCATGTCCATCAGGATCAGGTCGAAGTCGCAGGCGCGGGCCGCCGCGACCGCCTCGGCGCCGTTCTCGACCGAGGTCAGCTCCACGCCGGCTTGGGCAAGGATCAGTTCCACGACCCGCCGGTTGGTCGGATGGTCGTCGGCGACAAGGACCCGGCGGGACAAGGAGGCGTTCGCCTCCGAGTAGGCGGCGGGTTCGGACGCGCGCGGCGCCTCGGCCTGATGGAGACACAGGGTGAAGATGAAGGCGGAGCCCCCGCCCGGTTCGCTTTCGCAATCCAGCCGCCCGCCCATCAGGTCCGCCAGTTGACGGCAGATCGCCAGACCCAGGCCGGAGCCGCCGTAGCGCCGTGTGATGCCGCTGTCGGCCTGCTCGAAGCGGCTGAACATTCGCTCGCGGGCGTCCGCATCGAAGCCGATGCCGGTGTCCTCAACCGTGAAGCGCAAGGCGGCGGCGCCGTCATCCCGATCGGCCGTGCGTTCGACACGCACAGCGACAAAGCCGTTCTCGGTAAACTTCACCGCATTGGAGATCAGGTTCGTCAGCACCTGCTTGATGCGCACTGCATCGCCGCGGACCCAGACGGCGGCTTCCGGAGCGATATCGAGTTGGAAGCCGAGACGCTTCTCGCGTGCGTTCGCCGCGTACAGGTGAGCGGCTTCCTGAACCAGCTCGGGCAGGTTGAAAGGCTGCTCATCCAGCTCTAGACGGCCGGATTCGACGCGCGCCAGGTCTAGAATGTCGCCCAACAGCGCCTGCAGCGTCGCACCCGACGACTGGATCAGATCCACCATCTCGCGCTGCTCGCGCGAAAGATCGCTGCCGGCGAGAACCTGGGCCAGACCGACGACGCCGTTCAGCGGGGTTCGGATTTCGTGGCTCATGTTCGCCAGGAACAGGCTCTTGGCATGGTTCGCGGCTTCGGCAGCGTCCCTGGCTTCGGCCAGGATGCGGGCGTTGTTCTTGAGGTCGGTGATGTCATTGCAGACGGTGACGATGCCGCCTTCCGCCGTTGAGCGATGCTGCACCCGAAGCCAGCGCCCATCGGCGACCTGTTGCTCAAGGATGGCCGAAAGCCGGGCGCGATGCGTCATGCGTTCCGCCGCCCACTCCGCCTCGCGGCCGAGAGCGTCCGGATAGATGTGCCGATCCAGGCCGAGCTGCAGGATCTCACGACCTGTCATGCCGACCTTCAGGTGATCGGCGATTTCCGGATTCACTTCGACAAAGCGGGCGTTCCACAGCACCAGCCGGTCTTCCGAGTCGAAAAAGGCCAGACCGTCCGGCATGGCGTCCACCGCCTCGCGGATCTGCCGCAAGGCGCCGGATCGGGCGCTGAAGGTCGTCCAGCTTCTGATCAGGACCACGGCGATCACGAACAGCACGGCGCCCGCCATGATCATCTGCATGGAGGCGGGATCAAGACCCTCGCGGTTCGGCATGGGCTGGGGCGCGCCAAGCGTCAGGGCCGCCATGCCGGTGAAATGAAGCACGATCACCGAAAGTACCGCGCCCAAGGTCGTGATCCAGAAGCGGAGGTGGTCATTTCGGCGGTAGCAGGCCGCGGATCCGGCCCCGATGATCATCGCCGCGACGACCGAAGTCGCCACCAGGCCCAGATCCCAGGTCACTTCGAACGGCAGATTCATCGCCGCCATGCCCAGGTAGTGCATGGCGGCGATGCTGGCCACGCCTGTTGAAGCCGCAATGCAACGCGTCAGCGGGCGATTGCCGGCCATGGCCATGACGATTCCAACCCCGATCCCGATCAGGGCGACCAGAAGGGAGGCCATGGTCATCCAGGGCTCGAACGTCATGGCCGCGCCTGCGGCGTAGCCTTGCATGGCGATAAAGTGCGTGGCCCAGATCGCCAGCGCGCCGACCAGGGCCGCCAGCACGATCTTGTTTCGGCGCACGATGCCCCGGCGGATCCGCGCGCGCTCCATCAGATGGAATGCGGTGGCGATCCCGGTCAGACAGACGAGGCCGGCCAGCAGCGTCACCCGCCAGTCGTGTTCCATAGCCAGGCAAAACAGGATGCGGTTCAATGCGGACCTCTCTTCGCCTGCGACCTTGCCGTGCACTTCTGAAGATTTCGTGCGGCGACGCTTCCGTTGGGAAACATCGTCGATCAGCCGTCACAATCTCCGTGCAAGGAGAGGTTCACGGTGAGGGGCGGATCGTCGGGTCCGACCGGCAGGGACCGCCAGGGGGAAGATGTCCTACGAATTCTCGTCGTCGCCCGTCGCGCCGGCATCCGGCTCGCGGCTGTGGACCGCCGGCGCCAGCGGGGGGCTGGCGGCGCTGATCCTGATCGCCCTGGCCATTCTGCATCCGGAACTGGCGCCTTCGCTGATCGCCGGCGCGGTGCTGGTGGCGGGATCGACCTGGCTGATCAATCGGTCACGCGAGCCTTCCCGAGGCGTAGAGCCGCTTGCGCCGGAAACGCCCTCGGGCGAGCTCGCCTCCGCTGAACTTCTGGACGGCGCCCTGGAGGCTCTCGAGGACGCCGTTCTGATCGTGGGCGGTGAGGAGCCGGACGACATCGCCGGCCGCCGCATCGTCATGGCCAATCAGGCGGCGCGCGACCTCTTGCGGGTGCAGCGACGCGGCGGGCTGCTGGTGCAGGTGATGCGCGATCCGGGCGTGCTGGAGGCGGTGGACGAGGCCTTGTTCGGCGGCGTGTCGCGCGTCACCGACTACACGACCGGCGGCGCGCGCGATCGGCGCTGGCGGGCGTGGAGCCGGCCATTGGCCCCGGCGCGACAGGGAGAGGCGCTGGCGCTTCTGGTGCTGCGTGACGAGACCGACGCCCGCCGGACCGAGATGATGCGCGTCGACTTCCTGGCCAACGCCAGCCACGAGCTTCGCACGCCGCTGGCCTCGCTCAGCGGCTTCATCGAGACCCTGAAAGGGCATGCGCGCGACGACACCCGCGCGCGCGACCGGTTCCTCGACATCATGGCCGCGCAGGCCGAGCGGATGACGCGGCTGGTGGCGGACCTCCTGTCGCTGAGCCGCATCGAGCTGAACGAGCACATCCCGCCGTCGGGGCGTGTGGCGCTGGACGCGGCCGCCTCGGACGTGATCGACGCGGTCAGCGTGCTGGTCAAGGACCGGCAGGTCGAGGTGCGGCTGAACGCCCAAGGGCGAACGCACGTGGTGGGTGAGCGGGACGAGATCGTGCAGGTGGTGCAGAACCTGCTGGACAATGGGGTGAAATACTCGCCGTCCGGCGGCGTTGTGGACGTCACCGTCCGGCGCGACCTGACGTTTGATCAGGCTCTGGCGGGTCAGATGGGGGGCGCGACGCGCCTGTCGCTGCTGACGCCAGATCGGGATGTCGGCACGCGCTACGCGGCGGTCACGGTGCGGGACTACGGGCCGGGCATGGCGCGCGAGCATCTGCCCCGCCTGACCGAACGGTTCTATCGCGTCGAGGGCCAGAAGAGCGGCGAACGGCTCGGCACCGGGCTTGGCCTCGCCATCGTCAAGCACATCATCAATCGTCACCAGGGCGGGCTGACCGTGGAAAGCACCCTGGGCGCAGGCTCGGCGTTCACCGCCTGGTTCCCCATGCCGAAGCATGAAGCGTAGCGGTTCCGACCAACCTTCGCTGTTACGCAACTGTCATCCGGCCGTCGTAATCCGCTGAACATTCGCGGGCAGGTTCCGCGCCGTGACGATCCCGGGCGGAGAGTCGCTGTTCGCGCCTGCAAGGCGCCTGGTTGGACCCCGAATGATCTGGCTGTCCCTGCTTGTTCTGATCGCGTTGTCGGCGGCGGCCTGGTTCGGCGGGCGCGCCGTGGCGCGGCGTCGCGCCGCGGGCATGCGCTCGCATTCGCGTCCGGGTCAGCATGGCGCCTATGCGCTGATCTGGGTCGCTGCGCCGGCGCTGTTGGCGCTGGTTCTGGCTGCGGCCTTTTCCGGCGGCATCGAAAGCCGGCTGATCCGTGCGGGGGCGCCTGAGAGCGTCGCGCAGCTGGAGCCATTCCGTCGTCAAGCGTTCTTCGCCGACGCCCGTTTGGTGGGGCAGGGCAGGCCGGCGCTGCAGATCTGGCCGGCCCCTCTGGCGCAGGCGCTGCCCGCCGAGGGCCAGCGCATGATCCGCATCGAGCGCACCTTGCAGTGGGGCGGAGCCCTGGCGGCGGTGCTGCTGGCCATCTTGGGCGGGCTGTTCGCCTTCTCCCAGCTTCGACCCGACAAGCGCATCCGCAACCGCGTCGAGGGCTGGGTCTACGGCGCGCTGTTCGTCTGTTCGGCGGTGGCGGTGCTGACCACCATCGGCATCATCTCGTCGCTTGTTTGGGACTCGTTCCGCTTCTTCCAGTCGGTGCCTGTGACCGAGTTCCTGTTCGGCACGCAATGGAGCCCGCAAGTGGCGATCCGCGCCGATCAGGTCGGCTCGTCCGGCGCATTCGGAGCCGTGCCGCTGTTCGCCGGCACCCTCTTGATCATGCTGATCGCCATGGCCGTGGCCGCGCCCATCGGCCTGATGTCTGCGATCTATCTGTCCGAGTACGCCGGGTCCCACGCGCGCGCGGTGGTCAAGCCGCTGCTGGAGATCCTCGCCGGCGTGCCGACTGTCGTGTACGGCTTCTTCGCGGCGCTGACGGTGGGGCCGCTGCTGCGGGTCTTCTTCAACGAGATCGGCCTGTTTCTGATCGGCGGCCCGCTGAACGGGCTGGGGCAGTATCTGGCGCTGGTGCAGAACCAGATGGCGCTGACGGCGGGCGCGGTGATGGGCATCATGCTGATCCCGTTCGTATCCTCGCTGTCCGACGACATCCTGAATGCGGTGCCGCAAAGCCTGCGCGACGGCTCGTCGGCGATGGGCGCGACCAAGTCCGAAACCGTCAAGCGCGTGCTGTTGCCGGCCGCCCTGCCGGGCATCGCCGGCGCGCTGCTGCTGGCCGTGTCGCGCGCCATCGGCGAGACCATGATCGTGACCATGGCGGCGGGGCTGGCCGCGAACCTGACCTTTAACCCGCTGGATACGGTGACCACCGTGACGGTGCAGATCGTGACGCTGCTGACCGGCGACCAGGAGTTCAACAGTCCCAAGACGCTGGCGGCGTTCGGCCTGGGCCTGACGCTGTTCCTGGTGACCCTGACGCTGAACATCATCGCCCAGCGGATCGTCCAGACCTATCGGGAACAGTATGACTGACGCGACCCCCGACATCCTGGCGGCCGCGCCCGACAAGCGCCTCGACCGGCTCAAGGTCGGGCTGAAGCGTCGGCACGCGCGCGAGCAGTGCTTCAAATGGTACGGCCGCATCGCCATCGGCGCGGCGCTGCTGTTCCTGGTCATCCTGCTTGGGCGGATCGTCGAGCAGGGGCACACCGCCTTCTACGCTCACAGCGCGACCGTTCCGGTCTACATGGACCCGGCGCGCGTGGACCGCGCCTATCCGCAGGGCACCAACTTCGAAGAACTGGCGGCCCAGCAGCTGCTGGCGCGATGGGGCGTGGCCGATCCGACGGGCGAACAGGCCACCGCCATGCGCTCGCTGTTCTCGTCCGAACTGAAGTTCGTGGCGGCCGAAACCGTCAGCCGCCGGCCGGAGGTGATCGGGCAGACCGTGCCGATCGACGCGCCGCTTTCGGATGACGCCGATCTCTATCTGAAGGGCGAAATCTCGCGCGACACGCCCGAGGATCAGCGTCGCCTCTCGAACCAGCAGATCGGCTGGCTGGAGCGGCTGAAGGCCGAGGACGCCGTTGCGGCTCACTTCAACGCGACGCTGTTCACGCAGGGCGACTCGACCCAGCCCGAACTGGCGGGCGTTCTGGGCGCCATTGTCGGTTCGGCCCTGATGCTGCTGGTCACCGCCCTGATCGCCATTCCGGTGGGCGTCGGCGCCGCCGTCTGGCTGGAAGAGTTCGCGCCCAAGAACAAGCTGACCGACATCATAGAGGTCAACATCAACAATCTGGCCGCGGTGCCGTCCATCGTCTACGGCCTGCTGGGCCTGGCCCTGTTCATCAACTGGATGAACCTGCCGCGCGCCAGTCCGATCGTGGGCGGCCTAGTGCTGGCTCTGATGGCGCTGCCGACGCTGATCATCGCCACGCGCTCGTCGCTGAAGGCGGTGCCGCCGTCGATCCGCGAGGCGGCCCTGGCCATGGGCGCCAGCCGCACCCAGACGGTGTTCAGCCACGTCTTGCCGCTGGCCATGCCAGGCGTGATGACCGGCGCCATCATCTCCATGGCGCACGCGCTGGGTGAGACCGCGCCGCTGCTGCTGATCGGCATGGTCAGCTTCGTGCCCGGCGTCCCCGCCGCCATCGACCAGCCGGTCGGCGCCCTGCCGTCGTTGATCTACATCTGGGAGAACGCTTCCGAACGCGCGTTTCATGAACGCACGGCGGCGGCGATCCTGGTGCTGCTGGTTTTCATGATCGTGATGAACCTGGCGGCCATCATCCTGAGGCGGCGCTTCGAGCGTCGGTGGTAAGAGCATGAAGTTCAACATTTTCCGCGCCACCGACGACCGCACGGGCGGCCGCGCCGATCCGACCGAGGCACCCCGCATGGGCGGCCAGGTTCTGCCCGAGGTCACGCCCGCACAGGAGCCGGCGCCGGTCGCGCCGCGCATGGAGGACGCCACCCCCGCGACGGGCCCGACCGTGGTCGACAGTCCGCCGGAAGGCCCCATCAAGATCGCCGCCAAGGACGTGTCGGTCTTCTATGAGGGCAAGCAGGCGCTGTACGACGTCTCGCTGGACATCCCCGACAAGACGGTGACCGCAT
The genomic region above belongs to Brevundimonas sp. PAMC22021 and contains:
- a CDS encoding ATP-binding protein encodes the protein MSYEFSSSPVAPASGSRLWTAGASGGLAALILIALAILHPELAPSLIAGAVLVAGSTWLINRSREPSRGVEPLAPETPSGELASAELLDGALEALEDAVLIVGGEEPDDIAGRRIVMANQAARDLLRVQRRGGLLVQVMRDPGVLEAVDEALFGGVSRVTDYTTGGARDRRWRAWSRPLAPARQGEALALLVLRDETDARRTEMMRVDFLANASHELRTPLASLSGFIETLKGHARDDTRARDRFLDIMAAQAERMTRLVADLLSLSRIELNEHIPPSGRVALDAAASDVIDAVSVLVKDRQVEVRLNAQGRTHVVGERDEIVQVVQNLLDNGVKYSPSGGVVDVTVRRDLTFDQALAGQMGGATRLSLLTPDRDVGTRYAAVTVRDYGPGMAREHLPRLTERFYRVEGQKSGERLGTGLGLAIVKHIINRHQGGLTVESTLGAGSAFTAWFPMPKHEA
- the pstA gene encoding phosphate ABC transporter permease PstA, which translates into the protein MTDATPDILAAAPDKRLDRLKVGLKRRHAREQCFKWYGRIAIGAALLFLVILLGRIVEQGHTAFYAHSATVPVYMDPARVDRAYPQGTNFEELAAQQLLARWGVADPTGEQATAMRSLFSSELKFVAAETVSRRPEVIGQTVPIDAPLSDDADLYLKGEISRDTPEDQRRLSNQQIGWLERLKAEDAVAAHFNATLFTQGDSTQPELAGVLGAIVGSALMLLVTALIAIPVGVGAAVWLEEFAPKNKLTDIIEVNINNLAAVPSIVYGLLGLALFINWMNLPRASPIVGGLVLALMALPTLIIATRSSLKAVPPSIREAALAMGASRTQTVFSHVLPLAMPGVMTGAIISMAHALGETAPLLLIGMVSFVPGVPAAIDQPVGALPSLIYIWENASERAFHERTAAAILVLLVFMIVMNLAAIILRRRFERRW
- the pstC gene encoding phosphate ABC transporter permease subunit PstC, translated to MIWLSLLVLIALSAAAWFGGRAVARRRAAGMRSHSRPGQHGAYALIWVAAPALLALVLAAAFSGGIESRLIRAGAPESVAQLEPFRRQAFFADARLVGQGRPALQIWPAPLAQALPAEGQRMIRIERTLQWGGALAAVLLAILGGLFAFSQLRPDKRIRNRVEGWVYGALFVCSAVAVLTTIGIISSLVWDSFRFFQSVPVTEFLFGTQWSPQVAIRADQVGSSGAFGAVPLFAGTLLIMLIAMAVAAPIGLMSAIYLSEYAGSHARAVVKPLLEILAGVPTVVYGFFAALTVGPLLRVFFNEIGLFLIGGPLNGLGQYLALVQNQMALTAGAVMGIMLIPFVSSLSDDILNAVPQSLRDGSSAMGATKSETVKRVLLPAALPGIAGALLLAVSRAIGETMIVTMAAGLAANLTFNPLDTVTTVTVQIVTLLTGDQEFNSPKTLAAFGLGLTLFLVTLTLNIIAQRIVQTYREQYD